gggggagtgatagagcggctttgggtGGCACCTGCTGTCCAGCCAGGGACAGCCCACCACACTTAGTCGTAATTGCCTTTACACGAGAGGAAGATAAATGAAGCGCATTTAGGGAAACCTCTACCACAGCTGACGTGGGTGCAAATGTTCGTAAAAAGGAGATGGGTTAAGAAAcctaagggaaaagaaagtgtcTTTTAGTCTACTTGTGCCAAGACTAAATGGGAAAGGGCTCTCTCTGCTGCCTAGACTTAATCTCCCGTTAAGTGCAGTGGAGAAAACATCTACATGGGATTTATACATGCATTTCATTGTTGACAAGAGTCAATCACCCTTTAACGAATCTACCTTTTGAGAGATCATCTTAACAGTCAGAGGGGCAAGAGAGTTACCCTCTTCTATCCTGAAGAGAAGGTACACAGGGAAGAAACTTATCttagcaaacaaaaatgtctcCCAGCAGGGAACGGATGCTTCTGTTACTTTCTTTTCAACATTAGAGTCACTCAGAAAGTGACAACGTAGAGGTGAATGGAATACAGGAAGACTCTGCATAAAGGAGTCTACATataagaggagagagagagagagtttgTACGCTCAGAGGAGTTTTAACATTACGTTTAAGCATCACTGTGAAGCATCACTCATGGCTTCTTCATGGCCAAAGACCCTGACACCGTGTCAAGAATTTTGGGTTTCCCACTGGGTTACTTCCCTCAGCTCTTCAGGAGCATCTTCCCGGGACGCATCAAAGCAAAAGGAACCTTCCCCTAGAGGCTGCGACAGatcctgcagcagcatttgctaAAGAAGGTGCGAGCTGTGAGAAACACAGTGACGACTCTTTTGGCAACAATGCCAGAAATAAACCTGACAGGAAGGTGTAAAGATAATGAGGCCGCTCAGAACTGTTGCAGGGCATAGTTGCTCTtgtgttttttaatggaagtaCGTGAAGTCTTGTACCTTCTGGGATCGTGTGACTGCGTTGGGGCAGTGCTTAGGGCACTGTGAGTGAAGCCAAAGCCGATAGTTACCGGCCCGGAATTTTTTCAAGCAAATCATGATGCAAGTGAAACTATCCCATTCTGATAATTTTGATGTTAAAATAAGTCTTTGAGGGAAAGAATGAGCAAGTACAAGTCTCACAAATTAGAGACTGACAGGGAAAAAGAGCTGGTTTATGAACCAGCCTTAAAGCAGGGTAAGGTTCACCGGTTTGTTACTAAGCAAAATCCTCTGTCCTGGAGTGGGATGCTCCAAACCCAGGCGTGGAGCTGTTTTACAGCCCACACCACCTTTGGCTACCTTGATGTGCTGTCAGAATTCATAAAGAGCTGTAAGCAGAGCTTGCCCAGAGCCAGGCCTGTGGACGCAAACGCTTCAGACTCGGCAAGGGTTCGGAGAACCGGGGGTGGGGCTGTGTTTGAAACTGAAGAATCTGCGCTAGACGATTCTGAAGGCTTATCTTTGATACCTGTTGGACCTGTAAGTTTAATGCTCCAAAAGCAAAGCGTGCCCAGTCACTTAAAAGATGTACCTGCCAGGTAGTATTTTCTAGGACAAATTGGTGTCTTTTAAGATTACATCAGgggtaaaaatattctcaaacatTAACGCAGTTAGCTGTGCAGCAGTATAATAATTGGGAGTTTGGACTCCATTAATCGCCCAATCGAGACGAGCCTTTGGATTACTTCCCGCTTCTCTCCGCGATCGCCGGGAAGGTGCTATAAAATTACAAACACGAGACGGACACAAAGAAGGGATAGCTAATCCACGCCTCAGGCCGGCATGCTATTCCTGTGTTAAGTAAAAGTTTCCATTGGAGCATCCCCATGCTAGTCCCAACGGGGCTGGATATATGCTAGTTTTACAGGTATATTGAGCCATACAATTTATAGCATATGTAATAGGTTTGGTGTTTCAAGGCGTCCCTTGTAGGGGATAATGAGGAAAGGGTACTCCACACtgttcttgtttaaaaaacctGCGACTTCTGGGAAGAGTGATATTACAAGTTTTGTTGCTATTTTGCCATCCCTTTGAAGGATATCCCCAGCATGTGCACAGCTCTCGAATTAGAGTTCTGAGACTATCAATAAACCAAGTTTCAGGAGGATCTCCTGGCCCCGAATCACAAGTGATTCTCTTAGAACAACTACAAAGGGGGTTTTCAACTTCCCTGATAGGTGGATCAAATTTGGGCTCTACAAAAACTTCTCCCACTTGGTTTCCTGACCAAGCCCACATCCAATTAGTTCTATCTCAAGAGGCTGTATGAGTCTTATTCGGGAGGAGGATACAGCATTCTGGGTCCCAGCGAGTAGAATAGTTTGCTTCGCAGAAAGCAGGTTTTGCCAATGGATCAAACAGAGGATCCCATGGATAACAGTAATAACAGGAGGTTTTCTTGGTGAATTTTTTGAAAGTGACACTTCCAGCAGGTATGTTCCCTTTGGCGCTAGCAAATCAGGAGTTTGATCTATCTATCGGAGAAGGAATAGAGACATTAAAGGATGGTCTAGTAGCTTTACACACCACTGTTGAATGTAACTTTGcctttttggcttgttttggaGGTTTACTCCAAACGTCATATATATCAGACCTTATCATTGGCTGTTGTCAAAAATGCAGCCCGTTATTCTTGACGGTCCAGTTGGGTGACAGGAACGTTACAGACGTGGCATTAGTCGTATCAAAGACAAACGACAGATTTACAGGTGACATAAAAAACCTTAAACCTTCTTCGCCTGATCTAGGTAAAGTAAGACACAGACCTTCATTTCGGTAAGCCCACGTTCTAACAAAACCTTGAACTAATTCCCAAGCCAGATGTGGGGTATTTTGGCTTGTGATTCCCCTAACACATAGGGAGAGACAAAGAACATAGGACCAGACCCACAACTGCCGGTGTTGAGCAGAATTGACAAGCATGGTTGGGCCATGTAGATCTCTGTATCACACAGATTACGAGTACAAATTCCCAAAAATAGCACCAGCTTCGACCTTCTGAGGTGGAGGATGTTTCTGGTAGGTACGCCTCTAAggaagaacaaaggaaaagatcccGATTCTTTCAAATCGGTGGTTAAAAGGATGGGACAATCCATCCGCTATTAATCTTGTGTTCCTTTCCGTGGGCATCAGCAGCTATCCACGAAGAGGTGTTCCGTGGAGTTTTAAGGGTCAGAGGCACCTCCCCCGCTCTTGGGAGGTCCACCAGAACAGGTCGTCCTGGATAGTGCAAGGGCTTTACAGggtcctttttctccctctttccaggGAGCAAGGAGGGGGGTGTTGGACTGAAAGCAGTAAGTTTAGGGCATCCATTTATCCCCCATCGACCATTTACTCTGGCAATGGCATGCGGGAGTCCTGCGGACCACCCAGGGTCGCCAGGCCTCAGGATGCGTTTTAGGAGTCCATTGGTCTTTTCTACTATCTCTCCCGTTAGCTTGGGGATAGTAGGGGGTATGGAATGTCCACCGTATTCCCTCAGCTTTTGCCCACTCCTGGACCACCCCGGCAGTAAAGTGGCTGCCCTTGTCCGATTGAATCGATTTAGGTTTAGGTAAAAAGCTAAACCGCAACTTTAAcccttttactgtattttccccaGTCGCCCCTGCTACTGCTTCGGCCTGAACAAGTCCCGATATTACTTCCACCCCAACAAGCACATACTgtttcccttctgatttcttGAAGGCCCTAGGTAATTGACCTGCCAGGTTTCCCACAGTGCTTTCCCATCCCTCAGATGGAGTGCAGGATCTTGTAAGGGGTGCTTTTCCGGTCTGGTACGGCATAGGCCGCAGGCAGAAATTACGGCGCTACAGAGTTTTCGGGGAACAGGCCATCCTCGGCTCCCAGCCTCCTCAAGAAGATCTTGAATATCTCCTCCCACTTTTTCCTTTGCCAGACGGGCACCCGGTTTACTTTCCACTGCTTTTGTTCCCAAAAGGAGAGCCACTCGGTGCACCCCTTGAATACGGCACAAGAATCAGTGCAGATGTGTACGGCGTCCATCCTGCCCGCCTCTCTCGTTACCACACCCCAAACTGCTATCAGTTCCCCCAGCTGagccctcccttctccttctgttgCAATTGGCTCCCCAGAATCAAcctggagagcagctgctgggcatTTCCAcactttcccctccctcctccaagaGGCGTCAGTAAAGCACACATTTTTCAGGTGGGATTCAAATGAGGGGGCTTCCTTTATGTAGGAAGAAGGGGTTTCCTCATCAGGGCCTGGATGACTTTCCCTGTATTTGGAGCATTCTGGGTGCTCCCTCCTCCACTGGCTCAGTGTGACTGGAACGCTCTAGCTGGGCATACCACTTCCTGACCGTTTCCCATTGGGCAGCTGCCACAGGGGGTGGGGTGCCTGCCAGTACGGCTGTTAGGACCTTAAAGGGCCCTCGCAGGATTATGGATTCTTGCCCTATCATTctttcagcctcctgcaagGCTAGACTGACCACAAAAAGACCCTTTGCTTCCCAGACCGAGTATCGCTTTCCTGCATCTTTAAAGCCGCGTGAATCAAACGCAATGGGGCGGGGCGGACCCTCCGGTCCACGCTGCCACACGTGTGTAGACGCCCCATGAATTGCAAAACCCCATTCAATTTGGAGCGCATCTGTCGGGTGTATTGGACCCAAAGCTTGATATGTTCCTGCTTCAAACACTGGTAATATTAGGGCTTCCTCATGAGTAGGAGTCCAATCCCAGGCAGCTTTTTTGCGCGTTAAATCATACAGGGCACGAGCTGTGATAGAAAAAGCCAGAATATGTTTCCTCCAGAATACCAGCAAGCCTAGGATATGTTGCAGTTCCCTTTTGTCCTCTGGGATTTTTAGCTGTTCTAAAGTAGCCAAGGTTTCGGGGGGAATACACATCGCTCCTCCTTGCCACCATATAGCTAAGAACTTCACCTCGGGGGGGAGGGGACTTGTATCTTTTCTGCTGGAACCTGAAGTTCTCAACTTTCCAGGAgagtgattattttcttttgggtttgtcccactgcagtggcatcggacacccccccccccccccccaatatatCATCACTGTATTGGTAGGTTTTAACTCCCTCCTCAGGGATGATTTCTGATAGTGCTTGGGCCAGGGCGTGCTGCGCCAAGGTAGGCGCAGAGTTGCCGGAGACCCAAACttccactccctccctgccaaGTCTGTCCAGGACTTCCCTTTCAATATTCGTGGGGAGCACCAATCCCAAAATATTCGTGGGGAGCactgaagggactggagcacaagtctgatgggagcggctgagggaactgggggtcTTTTGCCTGGAgcaggctgaggggagaccttatcgctctctacaactacctcaaaggaggttgtagccgggtgggtgttggtctcttctcccaagcgcctagcgaaaggacaagagggaatggtctcaagttgcgtCACAGGAGGTTTAGCTTGGATACGAGGAAAAATtgcttcaccaaaagagtggtcaggcattggaacaggctgcccagagaggtggtggagtcaccatccctgacCCCGGAGGTGTTCAAAGAACctgtagacgtggcacttcggacatggtttagtagacatggtgctgttgggttgacggttggacttgatgatcttagaggtctttgCCAACCTGGAAGAgtctatggttctatgattccGTGGTCATCCCTGGGCACCCCAGCTCTCCTCAGCTATTAGCTGTTTATCATCAAATACCCCACAACTGCCCCAAACCGCTTCAGACACTGCCTCAGCCACAGACACCCACGGCAACTGCCTGCCTCCACACCCCCTGCTGTGTTGCATCTGACTGAGAGGGAGGTAATTTTCCCCAAAGCATCTCTCACggtgctgtgctttgtgttggtagctagcaaggtgttgataacacaccagtgttttggctactactgagcagtgctgccacagcatcaaggctgtctctcccacattcccccccctcctccaccccccaccccacccccactAGACTGTGGACGGGCAAGATCTTGCGAGGGGATGTAGCCCGGAACACTGACCcacactgaccaaagggatattcctgCCTCCAAACCGGGCAAGAGCCAGGTCTGAGGCGGAGCCATTGCGGGGTGTGCacaggcagaagggaaagcagcagctacCTCCCTCTGACCCATCAGCGATTCTGCTTTCTCCCAGTGACACTGGAGCTTTGGTGAGCGAGCCTGGGCTGCGGAAGCTTGAGCTGAACCATCGGGCTGCTTGTCCTTCAAGCCCCATTCCCCTTCCCTGTGTCCCTTGCAGCCTGTCCCACCTAGGTGTTTTCCATCCTTTATCCTCCTGACAAGGGTGCAAAGTCCCTTGGACCACGAGCATCCTCCTCCTGAGAGAGAAAGCTCCCTTCCCCACTAGAGGCACAAGATGCTGGAAGCTCCCTGGAAGATCTCTCCCAAGGAACACGCGCACACGTCAAGCTGCCAaacatctcctttttcttttatttttcttcctaaaggaGCTCTTGGGCCTGCGGGCGGTCGTTGTGGCTCGCCGTCTTCCCGTGAACCTGTACTCGGTACACACAGGTGTACTCTGGGTTTCCCCAGTTGCTGTGCACCTGGAATGTGATGGAGCGAAAGGTCCTGGGAAGCTCCGTCTGTAAAGAAATGGGGGGAGCCATCATGACGCAGGTGGCAAGAGCCTCAGCGCATCGACGGCGCCCCCTCTGCCCGCGCTCCCCCTGCTGAGGACCATACAGCAGCCCCGGCAAAGGAGGAAGCCAGGGCAACCAGACCCCTCTTTGCCAGGGCCATGGAGGCACCCTCTGTGCCTAGAAAGCAAAGCTCTGGCCTCAGAGGCTTGCTGAGGGGAGCTGTGGAAAGCGGAGGCGTTTTGCTGCCTGGGCTGCTCTGGGACACGGGAAGAGTCCCGCTGAGGGGGAAGACCTCTGCCGTCCTCCCTCCTGCCGTCTCCCCTGAGGGGGActgtttcccttcctccaccccTTCCCACCACTGCTTTCTCTACGCTCGCTAcgtggaggaaaaggaaagcccTTGCAAAGGTGGGTCAGCTGCCTCAGCCAGCAGAGCAAAGCCCCATTTGCTCTCCCCTTGCTGTCCTCCCCGCAGGAGCAAGCAGCGTGGGAGAGCAGAGGCTGGCTGGGGTGACCCTCTGCACTCTTTCCCCCCAAGGGCTTGCGGACAACCCTGCCTTCTTCCCGGGCATCCTGCCCACAGCTCTTGCGGTACCTGCACATGGAACGTCTGAGCGATCTCCTTGTGCACGTCGTAGGTGAACATCCCCAGGAGCGTTTCTGCCATTGCCTCATCCACTCCCTCAAAGACAAGAGACAAAGGGAGCCGGTCAGGCTCGAGCAGGGCGTCGGCAAAAGGGCATGCCGAGGCTGAACCCGGGAacccttccccacctccctcGGCTCTAGCGGTAGCCTAGCACAGCTTAGGCTGACTCGGGGTCAGGGGGCGTTGAGCACACATGCTCCGGAAACCTTGGccacaaagcagagaagaagcCCCCAGAGGCGCAGAACCCCACgagcccccagtgcccccccaggGGATGcggtgctctgcagcagccggCCCCAGACAGCTGTCTGAGAGTAAGCGCCGTGAGCAGCACGGCTCTGGCACAGCTTTTCCCTGGGGCCGGGCCCCGCCAAGAAGCGCAAGGCAAAGACTTACGGAGACAGCAAACTCTTTGGGGGCGCTGCTGACTTCCCCGGAAGGAGAGACTGCCTTGGAGATATGCCAGATGGTGAAAGCCGTTGGCCAGATTGGCTCAGGCAGACGGATGACCACGTGGCCTCGAGATCCTTGGAaagcccagcagctgcctggggcaatACGGAGCTGAAACCAGAAAGCCATGACCATGAGCGGCAAGGCAGCCAAAGAGCCAACGGAGCTGCCTGTTTGGCCAGAAGCAGAGACCTTGCCTTGCCTGTGGGCTGCAATCCTGCTCGTAAATGGGTACGAGTCGATGGGCAGCCGGGCAATACGGAAGGGCTCCTCCAAAACCTCTGGGCTCCACCACCTTTCCCaaggcagctctgccttcttggagcctgcagaggcagggcaggTCTCCCTAGTGCACCTCACCCCATCGCCCTTCAAAGACTGCCCTGCAGCTGCGGCTCCAGTGCAGACTTGGACCCTGCTTCAGACTTGGTCATGCAGGTTTAGGTCCAGGGGCCCGGAGGAGCATCTCTCGCTGCTTCTGTGGCTCAGCACCCCCCACCGCTCCCACCCACTCTGGAAAGGGACTCTCCGAGTTGCGGTTTGGCAGTGGGACCGCCAAGGACAAAGTTCCTCGGCTAACTGCAACCAAGGCTGGTGGGCAGGTCACAGCAGCTGGGTTCAGCACGGTCCCCCTCCTGATGGGAGGGCAGTGCCATCAGGAATCGCAGGGGTCAGGAGCGCGGTGCAGACTGCAGGGCTGAGCGGTGTGGCCGGGCTGAAGGGAAGTGCTGTGCACTTGGTCCGCCAATCCGAAAGCAAGGAGGTGAACCGCAAGTCAGGACTTCCCTTGTGATACCTGCAAGATTGTCTCTGGAGggtttgcagaagagaaggcaaatGGAAAAAGCCACCAGGTCTTCTTGCCTTGCCCACCATAACTCTTGGATGTCCTCTTCTCATCAATGGTGGCACCTGACACGAAGGCGGACAGAGATTAGGAGTTGGAGCAGTGCATTAGGATGCATTTCTCAGGCTTGAAAGCAGATCTTGGCAGACTGTGGGGGAGTGCCGTCCACAAACCGAGGGCAGCGAGACTTTCTCTCTGCATACCTAGGGCTTCCAGAGCCCAGTCACGCATCTGGGGGTAGCTGTCAAGGGCCTTCTCAATTGCCGCCTGGGCCAACCGCAGAATTTCCTGGGAAAGAATTGTAAAGGGAGAGATGGCAGTGACCACCACCACACGCACGGACCGTTCTGCATAAACCCCCAGTCCTAGCACAGAGCCAAGGAGCACCTCCGCGTCACAAAACACAAGGCAAGACCTGTCAGAAAAGGTGCTGACTTTGAGAGTGCCAAGAGGACGCCGCAGGAGGGAGCCTGGAAAGGGAGCCAGGTCTCTCATCTACCCCCAGCACCCTtacctctctcttctcctcttgtACACCATGGTCTTCAAGGACCCTCGCTCACTGCCTGCACTATGTTCCCCTTTGCATCAGACACCTGAGCCACCGTCTCCTTGAGCTCCCGCATCTTCAGCTCCAGCCAAGCCTGTGAGTTCCTGgaggcaaagagaaagcagctcttgtccagcagctgcccagcctctgcaGGCAGGCTCCCAACGCCACGCAGAGAAGGGTCCCGTGGGCTTGggtccctccccatcccccagAGCCTTTCTGTCCTCTGGTTTACAAAGGGCTCCCTTCCACCACCGCGAGTAGTAGACGGGGAAGGTCAGGAGCCCCGGGCGTGAAGCGAGTGCACGCAGGCAGCACGATGGCTCCACAGAGTGCGGTCCTTGGCGAGAAAGCACTCTTACCTCAGAGACCGCAGCTCCGCTTCCGGAAGCCCTGGCGCCTCCTGCAAGATCAAGAGGGGGTGGGATGCACTCCGTAAGTAGCTCGTTTACTGCCAAAACTGACACTTGGCAGAGGCACTCCGCTGGAGCAAGCACGAGCAGCACTGCCAGAGCTTCCCAAAGGAGACTCCCCTAGGGAGAGCTGGCAGAATTTCCTGCTGCTTCAAGTCACTTTGGAGACACCGCGACCCAAAGCTTGGGCTCTTTGACCAGCCATGTTCGGCAGAGCATCCTTCGGGTCTCCGTCTGACCCCCGAGGCTATCCAAGAGGGATGCACGCAGCAAAAGCACCTGCCGCCAAAGTACTCCACACTTCACCCTGCCATTCTGCCAAGGTCCCTCCAGGAGAACCGGCTCCATGTTGAACCCCATCAAGGCACTGAGGAGTTTGGAGGACAAACAGACGTGCCCCTcccccctgcctctgcccccctcccaccacgccttttctgcctcagtgGTGACGGGCATAAAAATGTGCCCCGTGTCcccaggggaggcaggagggcagaAGCACAGCCTTTGCAGGCCTTGGCTTTCCCACAGCAAGAGGCACTTACCCACCGCACTCCCTCTCCCCACACCGTGGAGATCCAGCAGTAGACAATAGCTGTGGATCACATTGTCAAGAGATGGTTATTTTCCTCAGGAGCTGGTCCCTCTCCCCAGGACTGAGGGGACCGTTTTTGGTCAGGGGTACTCACCAGACAGGATGGGAAACAGCAGGAACAGGAGCCTCAGGACCTGcctgcccttctgctgggtGTTGCAGTCTCTGTAACAGGGAACGCTGTTGTTACCAAAGCCCAAGGTTGGCACACCTATTTACCAGGGGTCCCTTTAGGAGCTCACTTGCCACCAGGAGGAACCTGGTGCTCAGCACAGCTGCAAGCCCCAGGGCCCAGAGCCTCTGCGAAGGTCTGGCCCGTTGAACACCACCCCTGGGACACAAACACCTCTGGCCTGACACGGCGAGGGGCAGCAGCATGGCCccacccagctctccccagAGAAGGGGCAGGGCCGTGCCCCCGGAGTGGGGGGGTTGCTGGGCTGCCGGGCTGGAGGGCACTAGTGCAGACGGCCCCTATGCTCTGCGTC
Above is a window of Balearica regulorum gibbericeps isolate bBalReg1 chromosome 29, bBalReg1.pri, whole genome shotgun sequence DNA encoding:
- the LOC142598595 gene encoding SUN domain-containing protein 3-like, yielding MVYKRRRERSCLVFCDAEVLLGSVLGLGVYAERSVRVVVVTAISPFTILSQEILRLAQAAIEKALDSYPQMRDWALEALGATIDEKRTSKSYGGQGKKTWWLFPFAFSSANPPETILQLRIAPGSCWAFQGSRGHVVIRLPEPIWPTAFTIWHISKAVSPSGEVSSAPKEFAVSGVDEAMAETLLGMFTYDVHKEIAQTFHVQTELPRTFRSITFQVHSNWGNPEYTCVYRVQVHGKTASHNDRPQAQELL